One segment of Tachyglossus aculeatus isolate mTacAcu1 chromosome 16, mTacAcu1.pri, whole genome shotgun sequence DNA contains the following:
- the LOC119938026 gene encoding protein argonaute-4 has translation MEALGPGPPTSLFQPPRRPGLGTVGKPIRLLANHFQVQIPKIDVYHYDVDIKPEKRPRRVNREVVDTMVRHFKMQIFGDRQPGYDGKRNMYTAHPLPIGRDRVDMEVTLPGEGKDQTFKVSIQWVSVVSLQLLLEALAGHLNEVPEDSVQALDVITRHLPSMRYTPVGRSFFSPPEGYYHPLGGGREVWFGFHQSVRPAMWNMMLNIDVSATAFYRAQPIIEFMCEVLDIQNINEQTKPLTDSQRVKFTKEIRGLKVEVTHCGQMKRKYRVCNVTRRPASHQTFPLQLENGQAMECTVAQYFKQKYSLQLKYPHLPCLQVGQEQKHTYLPLEVCNIVAGQRCIKKLTDNQTSTMIKATARSAPDRQEEISRLVKSNSMVGGPDPYLKEFGIVVHNEMTELTGRVLPAPMLQYGGRNKTVATPNQGVWDMRGKQFYAGIEIKVWAVACFAPQKQCREDLLKSFTDQLRKISKDAGMPIQGQPCFCKYAQGADSVEPMFKHLKMTYVGLQLIVVILPGKTPVYAEVKRVGDTLLGMATQCVQVKNVVKTSPQTLSNLCLKINAKLGGINNVLVPHQRPSVFQQPVIFLGADVTHPPAGDGKKPSIAAVVGSMDGHPSRYCATVRVQTSRQETSQELLYSQEVIQDLTNMVRELLIQFYKSTRFKPTRIIYYRGGVSEGQMKQVAWPELIAIRKACISLEEDYRPGITYIVVQKRHHTRLFCADKTERVGKSGNVPAGTTVDSTITHPSEFDFYLCSHAGIQGTSRPSHYQVLWDDNCFTADELQLLTYQLCHTYVRCTRSVSIPAPAYYARLVAFRARYHLVDKDHDSAEGSHVSGQSNGRDPQALAKAVQIHHDTQHTMYFA, from the exons atggaaGCGCTCGGCCCCG GACCTCCAACCAGCCTGTTCCAGCCGCCCCGTCGCCCCGGCCTTGGGACTGTGGGGAAACCAATCCGCCTCCTAGCCAATCATTTTCAGGTCCAGATTCCTAAAATAGACGTCTATCACTATGATGTGGATATCAAACCCGAAAAGCGGCCGCGGAGAGTCAACAG GGAGGTGGTGGATACGATGGTGCGGCACTTCAAGATGCAGATATTTGGCGATCGGCAGCCTGGCTATGATGGGAAAAGAAATATGTATACAGCCCACCCGCTGCCTATTGGACGGGATCGG GTTGATATGGAGGTGACACTTCCAGGTGAGGGTAAAGACCAGACATTTAAAGTGTCCATTCAGTGGGTGTCTGTAGTGAGCCTTCAGCTGCTTTTGGAAGCTTTGGCCGGTCACCTGAATGAAGTACCTGAAGATTCTGTCCAGGCACTTGATGTTATCACAAGGCACCTTCCCTCCATGAG GTACACTCCTGTGGGCCGTTCGTTCTTCTCTCCCCCTGAAGGCTATTACCATCCtctaggagggggcagggaggtctggTTTGGTTTCCACCAGTCTGTGAGACCCGCCATGTGGAATATGATGCTCAATATTGACG TATCTGCAACTGCTTTCTACCGGGCCCAGCCTATCATTGAATTTATGTGTGAGGTTTTGGACATCCAGAACATCAATGAGCAAACAAAACCTCTGACTGACTCCCAGCGCGTCAAGTTTACCAAAGAAATCAGAG GACTCAAAGTAGAGGTTACCCACTGTGGACAGATGAAACGGAAATACCGAGTATGTAATGTGACCAGAAGGCCAGCTAGTCATCAGAC TTTCCCCCTCCAGCTGGAAAACGGTCAAGCTATGGAATGTACAGTAGCCCAGTATTTTAAGCAAAAGTATAGCCTTCAGCTGAAGTatccccatcttccctgtcttcAAGTAGGACAGGAACAAAAACACACTTACCTGCCACTTGAG GTCTGTAATATTGTGGCAGGACAACGGTGCATCAAGAAGCTAACAGACAATCAGACATCCACTATGATCAAGGCAACAGCAAGATCAGCCCCCGACAGACAGGAGGAAATCAGTAGACTA GTCAAGAGCAATAGCATGGTGGGTGGACCCGATCCCTACCTGAAGGAGTTTGGTATCGTCGTTCACAATGAAATGACAGAGCTAACGGGCCGGGTGCTCCCAGCACCTATGTTGCAGTATGGAGGCCGG aATAAAACCGTAGCCACACCAAATCAGGGGGTCTGGGATATGCGAGGGAAGCAGTTTTATGCTGGCATAGAAATTAAAGTGTGGGCCGTGGCCTGTTTCGCTCCCCAGAAACAATGCAGAGAAGACCTGTTGAA GAGTTTCACGGACCAGCTGCGCAAGATCTCCAAGGATGCGGGGATGCCCATCCAGGGCCAGCCGTGCTTCTGCAAGTACGCCCAGGGCGCCGACAGCGTGGAGCCCATGTTCAAACATTTGAAGATGACGTACGTCGGTCTGCAGTTGATTGTGGTGATCCTACCTGGAAAGACCCCTGTATATG CGGAGGTGAAGCGGGTTGGGGACACCCTCCTAGGAATGGCCACGCAGTGCGTCCAAGTGAAGAATGTAGTGAAAACATCTCCCCAGACCCTATCCAACCTCTGCCTGAAAATTAATGCAAAGCTCGGTGGAATCAACAACGTCCTCGTACCTCATCAAAG GCCTTCGGTGTTCCAGCAGCCCGTCATCTTCCTGGGAGCAGACGTCACTCACCCCCCAGCCGGAGATGGGAAGAAGCCCTCGATCGCGGCCGTGGTGGGCAGCATGGACGGCCACCCCAGCCGGTACTGCGCCACTGTACGGGTGCAGACCTCTCGCCAGGAGACCTCCCAGGAGCTCCTGTACAGTCAGGAAGTGATCCAGGACCTGACCAACATGGTCCGAGAGCTGCTGATCCAGTTCTACAAATCGACGCGCTTCAAACCCACTCGCATCATCTATTACCGGGGAGGGGTCTCCGAGGGCCAGATGAAACAG GTAGCTTGGCCAGAGCTAATAGCAATTCGGAAAGCCTGCATCAGCCTGGAAGAAGATTACCGACCAGGAATAACTTACATTGTGGTGCAGAAAAGGCATCACACCCGGCTCTTCTGCGCAGACaaaacagagagg GTGGGGAAAAGTGGCAATGTGCCCGCTGGCACGACTGTGGACAGCACGATCACACATCCGTCTGAATTTGACTTTTACCTCTGTAGTCATGCAGGAATTCAG ggaACCAGCCGCCCTTCACACTATCAGGTTTTGTGGGATGACAACTGCTTCACAGCAGATGAACTACAGCTGCTGACCTATCAGCTGTGTCACACCTACGTGCGCTGCACCCGCTCGGTCTCCATTCCAGCCCCCGCGTACTATGCTCGGCTGGTAGCGTTTAGGGCAAGATATCATCTGGTGGATAAGGATCATGACAG CGCCGAGGGAAGCCATGTGTCAGGACAGAGCAATGGCCGCGACCCCCAGGCTCTGGCCAAAGCAGTGCAAATCCACCACGATACCCAGCACACGATGTATTTTGCCTGA